One Cuculus canorus isolate bCucCan1 chromosome 1, bCucCan1.pri, whole genome shotgun sequence DNA segment encodes these proteins:
- the GGA1 gene encoding ADP-ribosylation factor-binding protein GGA1 isoform X1: MEPETLEARINKATSPLNKDLDWDGINAFCEQLNKELEGPPLATRLLAHKIQSPQEWEAIQALTVLESCMKSCGKRFHDEVGKFRFLNELIKVVSPKYLGSRTSEKVKSKILELMYSWTLGLPHEVKISEAYQMLKKQGIVKCDPKLPDDAPFPPPPPRPKNIIFDDEEKSKTLARLLKSSHPEDLRAANKLIKEMVQEDQKRMEKISKRVNAIEEVNNNVKLLTEMLTNYSKGETTESNEDLMKELYQRCERMRPMLFRLASDTEDNDEALAEILQANDNLTQVINLYKQLVRGEEINGEAVAGPLRGSTSALLDLSGLDLPATGPSYPALPTLSRGSAVPVPDQAGSVSLLDDELMSLGLNDPAPHPAQAADSSGWNSFQLSDSNELSTTPVMATPPVKTDVGTSSPKPSNTTSGLDDLDLLGKTLLQQSLPPESQQVRWEKQQALPRLTLRDLQNRSSTGTTAHNPSTLPVLQSVSPNTTLPLNSELPAPSTLPKAATTPAGSTTVPPRPPATVLPQEISLANITVPLESIKPSSILPVTVYDQHGFRVLFHFAKDALPERPDVLVVVISMLSTAPQPIRNIVFQSAVPKVMKVKLQPPSGTELPAFNPIVHPSAITQVLLLANPQKEKVRLRYKLTFTMGEQTFNEMGDVDQFPPPESWGNL, translated from the exons ATGGAGCCCGAGACGCTGGAGGCGCGCATCA ACAAAGCAACAAGCCCTCTGAACAAGGACCTGGACTGGGATGGCATCAATGCTTTCTGTGAGCAGCTCAATAAGGAACTGGAGGG TCCTCCACTTGCTACCCGGCTTCTTGCCCACAAGATCCAGTCTCCGCAAGAATGGGAAGCTATCCAGGCCCTCACG GTGCTGGAGTCCTGCATGAAGAGTTGTGGCAAGCGCTTCCATGACGAGGTGGGCAAGTTCCGGTTCCTCAATGAACTCATCAAAGTGGTGTCACCCAAG TATCTTGGCAGCCGGACATCAGAAAAAGTGAAGTCAAAGATCCTGGAGCTGATGTACAGCTGGACATTAGGGCTGCCTCACGAGGTAAAGATCTCGGAGGCCTACCAGATGCTGAAGAAACAAG GGATTGTGAAATGTGACCCCAAACTGCCTGACGACGCTccttttccacctcctcctcctcggccCAAGAACATAATCTTTGATGATGAAGAGAAATCCAAG ACACTGGCTCGTCTCCTGAAAAGTTCCCATCCAGAGGACCTCCGGGCAGCCAACAAGCTCATCAAGGAGATGGTTCAAGAG GACCAGAAGCGCATGGAGAAAATCTCCAAAAGAGTGAATGCCATAGAGGAGGTGAACAACAATGTGAAGCTGCTGACAGAGATGCTGACAAACTACAGCAAGGGGGAGACAACGGAGAGCAATGAGGACCTAATGAAG GAGCTGTATCAGCGCTGTGAGCGCATGAGGCCCATGCTTTTCCGGCTCGCCAGTGACACAGAAGACAATGATGAAGCTCTAG CGGAGATCCTGCAGGCCAATGACAATCTGACACAGGTGATCAATCTCTACAAGCAGCTTGTGCGGGGAGAAGAGATCAATGGGGAGGCAGTGGCCGGTCCGCTTCGAG GCAGCACCTCAGCACTTCTGGATCTGTCAGGCCTGGATCTTCCAGCAACAGGCCCCTCCTACCCAGCTTTGCCCACCCTTTCACGTGGCTCAGCAGTCCCTGTGCCTGACCAGGCTGGTTCTGTCTCCTTGCTGGATGATGAACTCATGTCTCTGG GCCTGAATGATCCAGCACCGCATCCTGCCCAGGCTGCTGACAGCAGTGGCTGGAACAGCTTCCAG TTGTCAGATAGCAATGAGCTCAGCACCACCCCTGTCATGGCAACGCCACCAGTCAAAACAGATGTTGGCACATCGTCCCCCAAACCTTCTAATACCACCAGCGGCCTGGATGACCTAGACCTCCTGGGCAAGACACTGCTGCAACAGTCTTTGCCTCCAGAGTCTCAACAAGTGCGATG ggagaagcagcaggcaCTCCCCCGGCTCACCCTGAGGGATCTCCAGAACAGGAGCAGTACTGGCACCACAGCCCACAATCCCAGCACTCTGCCCGTGCTCCAGAGTGTTTCCCCTAACACCACACTGCCCCTGAACTCAGAGCTGCCTGCTCCTTCTACACTTCCAAAAGCTGCCACCACACCAGCAGGAAGTACCACAGTCCCACCACGGCCTCCTGCCACCGTGCTGCCCCAGGAGATCTCGCTGGCCAACATCACTGTGCCTCTGGAGTCAATCAAACCCA GCAGCATCCTCCCTGTGACAGTGTATGATCAGCATGGCTTCCGTGTCCTCTTCCACTTTGCTAAGGATGCCCTGCCCGAGAGGCCTGATGTGCTTGTGGTGGTGATTTCTATGCTTAGCACAGCCCCGCAGCCCATCCGCAACATTGTCTTTCAGTCCGCTGTCCCCAAG GTGATGAAGGTGAAGCTACAGCCTCCCTCAGGCACAGAGCTCCCAGCATTCAACCCCAttgtccatcccagtgccatcaCGCAAGTCCTGCTGCTCGCTAACCCACAGAAG GAGAAAGTGAGGCTACGATACAAGCTGACCTTCACCATGGGAGAGCAAACTTTCAATGAAATGGGGGATGTGGACCAGTTCCCCCCACCAGAGTCCTGGGGAAACCTCTAG
- the PDXP gene encoding chronophin: MASCRRLSGAGLREVLGPAQGLLFDCDGVLWAGERAVPGAPELLERLRRSGKAAFFVSNNSRRSVAELERRFALLGFRGVRAEHIFSSALCSALFLRQRLLGDGGASGRVFVLGGEGLRGEVRDAGLRLHGDGAAEPVRAVLVGYDDQFTFAKLAQACVYLRDPRCLLVATDADPWHLLSDGQRTPGTGSLTAAVETASGRRALVVGKPNTYMFDCIMERFGIDPSRTLMVGDRLETDILFGKNCGLSTILTLTGVSRLEEAQAYMASDSTAAKDLVPNYYVDSIADLIPGLDE; the protein is encoded by the exons ATGGCGAGCTGCCGGCGTCTGAGCGGCGCGGGGCTGCGGGAGGTGCTGGGCCCGGCGCAGGGGCTGCTGTTCGACTGCGACGGCGTGCTGTGGGCGGGCGAGCGCGCCGTGCCGGGCGCCCCGGAGCTGCTGGAGCGGCTGCGGCGTAGCGGCAAGGCCGCCTTCTTCGTCAGCAACAACAGCCGCCGCTCGGTGGCCGAGCTGGAGCGGCGCTTCGCCCTGCTGGGTTTCCGCGGGGTGCGCGCCGAGCACATCTTCAGCTCCGCGCTCTGCTCCGCGCTCTTCCTGCGGCAGCGCCTCCTCGGCGACGGCGGCGCCAGCGGCCGCGTCTTCGTGCTGGGCGGCGAGGGGCTGCGCGGCGAGGTGCGCGACGCGGGGCTGCGCCTGCACGGGGACGGGGCCGCCGAGCCCGTGCGCGCCGTCCTGGTGGGCTACGACGACCAGTTCACCTTCGCCAAGCTGGCGCAGGCCTGCGTCTACCTGCGCGACCCGCGCTGCCTCCTGGTGGCCACCGACGCCGACCCGTGGCACCTGCTCAGCGACGGTCAGCGCACCCCCG ggACTGGCAGTCTCACAGCCGCGGTGGAAACTGCTTCGGGCCGCAGGGCACTAGTGGTGGGGAAGCCAAACACGTACATGTTTGATTGCATCATGGAGCGTTTCGGCATTGACCCGTCCCGCACCCTCATGGTGGGAGACCGTCTGGAGACAGATATCCTCTTCGGCAAGAACTGCGGCCTCTCCACCATCCTCACCCTGACCGGTGTCTCCCGACTGGAGGAGGCGCAGGCCTACATGGCCAGCGACAGCACTGCTGCCAAGGATCTGGTGCCCAATTACTATGTGGACAGTATTGCAGACTTGATACCAGGCCTGGATGAGTAG
- the GGA1 gene encoding ADP-ribosylation factor-binding protein GGA1 isoform X2, which yields MKSCGKRFHDEVGKFRFLNELIKVVSPKYLGSRTSEKVKSKILELMYSWTLGLPHEVKISEAYQMLKKQGIVKCDPKLPDDAPFPPPPPRPKNIIFDDEEKSKTLARLLKSSHPEDLRAANKLIKEMVQEDQKRMEKISKRVNAIEEVNNNVKLLTEMLTNYSKGETTESNEDLMKELYQRCERMRPMLFRLASDTEDNDEALAEILQANDNLTQVINLYKQLVRGEEINGEAVAGPLRGSTSALLDLSGLDLPATGPSYPALPTLSRGSAVPVPDQAGSVSLLDDELMSLGLNDPAPHPAQAADSSGWNSFQLSDSNELSTTPVMATPPVKTDVGTSSPKPSNTTSGLDDLDLLGKTLLQQSLPPESQQVRWEKQQALPRLTLRDLQNRSSTGTTAHNPSTLPVLQSVSPNTTLPLNSELPAPSTLPKAATTPAGSTTVPPRPPATVLPQEISLANITVPLESIKPSSILPVTVYDQHGFRVLFHFAKDALPERPDVLVVVISMLSTAPQPIRNIVFQSAVPKVMKVKLQPPSGTELPAFNPIVHPSAITQVLLLANPQKEKVRLRYKLTFTMGEQTFNEMGDVDQFPPPESWGNL from the exons ATGAAGAGTTGTGGCAAGCGCTTCCATGACGAGGTGGGCAAGTTCCGGTTCCTCAATGAACTCATCAAAGTGGTGTCACCCAAG TATCTTGGCAGCCGGACATCAGAAAAAGTGAAGTCAAAGATCCTGGAGCTGATGTACAGCTGGACATTAGGGCTGCCTCACGAGGTAAAGATCTCGGAGGCCTACCAGATGCTGAAGAAACAAG GGATTGTGAAATGTGACCCCAAACTGCCTGACGACGCTccttttccacctcctcctcctcggccCAAGAACATAATCTTTGATGATGAAGAGAAATCCAAG ACACTGGCTCGTCTCCTGAAAAGTTCCCATCCAGAGGACCTCCGGGCAGCCAACAAGCTCATCAAGGAGATGGTTCAAGAG GACCAGAAGCGCATGGAGAAAATCTCCAAAAGAGTGAATGCCATAGAGGAGGTGAACAACAATGTGAAGCTGCTGACAGAGATGCTGACAAACTACAGCAAGGGGGAGACAACGGAGAGCAATGAGGACCTAATGAAG GAGCTGTATCAGCGCTGTGAGCGCATGAGGCCCATGCTTTTCCGGCTCGCCAGTGACACAGAAGACAATGATGAAGCTCTAG CGGAGATCCTGCAGGCCAATGACAATCTGACACAGGTGATCAATCTCTACAAGCAGCTTGTGCGGGGAGAAGAGATCAATGGGGAGGCAGTGGCCGGTCCGCTTCGAG GCAGCACCTCAGCACTTCTGGATCTGTCAGGCCTGGATCTTCCAGCAACAGGCCCCTCCTACCCAGCTTTGCCCACCCTTTCACGTGGCTCAGCAGTCCCTGTGCCTGACCAGGCTGGTTCTGTCTCCTTGCTGGATGATGAACTCATGTCTCTGG GCCTGAATGATCCAGCACCGCATCCTGCCCAGGCTGCTGACAGCAGTGGCTGGAACAGCTTCCAG TTGTCAGATAGCAATGAGCTCAGCACCACCCCTGTCATGGCAACGCCACCAGTCAAAACAGATGTTGGCACATCGTCCCCCAAACCTTCTAATACCACCAGCGGCCTGGATGACCTAGACCTCCTGGGCAAGACACTGCTGCAACAGTCTTTGCCTCCAGAGTCTCAACAAGTGCGATG ggagaagcagcaggcaCTCCCCCGGCTCACCCTGAGGGATCTCCAGAACAGGAGCAGTACTGGCACCACAGCCCACAATCCCAGCACTCTGCCCGTGCTCCAGAGTGTTTCCCCTAACACCACACTGCCCCTGAACTCAGAGCTGCCTGCTCCTTCTACACTTCCAAAAGCTGCCACCACACCAGCAGGAAGTACCACAGTCCCACCACGGCCTCCTGCCACCGTGCTGCCCCAGGAGATCTCGCTGGCCAACATCACTGTGCCTCTGGAGTCAATCAAACCCA GCAGCATCCTCCCTGTGACAGTGTATGATCAGCATGGCTTCCGTGTCCTCTTCCACTTTGCTAAGGATGCCCTGCCCGAGAGGCCTGATGTGCTTGTGGTGGTGATTTCTATGCTTAGCACAGCCCCGCAGCCCATCCGCAACATTGTCTTTCAGTCCGCTGTCCCCAAG GTGATGAAGGTGAAGCTACAGCCTCCCTCAGGCACAGAGCTCCCAGCATTCAACCCCAttgtccatcccagtgccatcaCGCAAGTCCTGCTGCTCGCTAACCCACAGAAG GAGAAAGTGAGGCTACGATACAAGCTGACCTTCACCATGGGAGAGCAAACTTTCAATGAAATGGGGGATGTGGACCAGTTCCCCCCACCAGAGTCCTGGGGAAACCTCTAG
- the SH3BP1 gene encoding SH3 domain-binding protein 1, which produces MMKRQFNRMRQQLSHPNITSRAQEATEVLPEDLLQIEQRIEPAKRAAHSVSKRLQACLQGQCGSEMDKRVKKLPLMALSMTMAESFKELDTESSLGKALEMGCCIQSSLAKILAEFEIALEHDVLQPLNKLSEEELPIILKHKKTLQKLISDWNTIKSRLNQAAKSSSNSSGAGAGPGASSAANKLEILKEEEEEVKRKVEQCKDEYMADLYHFSTKEDSYASYFIRLLEIQAQYHRQSLGSLDSALAELKESHNQTEPSFPADMPVAGYYGVPLETHLKNLGREIALPIEACVMMLLASGMREEGLFRLAAGASVLRKLKSSLASGSNALEEFYSDPHAVAGALKSYLRELPQPLMTFELYNEWVKVASLKDVDGRIQSLQDTCSRLPQESYNNLRYLIKFLAKLAEHQEVNKMTPSNIAIVLGPNLLWPQQSTGDPVQLDLASVSSIQVVGVVEALIQNADILFPGEVDFNVSGMFTPPADGRLGETILVEEPSPEPSPAISPADLDEEAILRDPEGRSQPASPAPTTPSPEAVEPSNPQMTEDTAHKGKRPAPAPPMMPPPVAQPRTITPAPAALEHTASPKARPRRMAGAPCRAPSVPPPLPPQPARRHSRDTPPSPRLPASEADTAAAMNCALGTTEEEQPLPAGGRSSLATLPATGQPMEN; this is translated from the exons ATGATGAAGAGGCAGTTTAATCGGATGCGGCAGCAGCTGTCCCATCCCAACATCACCAGCCG AGCCCAAGAAGCAACCGAGGTCCTGCCAGAAGATTTGCTGCAG ATTGAGCAGAGGATCGAACCAGCCAAGCGAGCAGCTCACAGCGTGTCCAAGAGGCTCCAAGCCTGCCTTCAGGGGCAATGCGGCTCTGAGATGGACAAGCGAGTG AAGAAGCTGCCCTTGATGGCTCTGTCCATGACGATGGCTGAGAGCTTCAAGGAACTGGACACGGAGTCCAGCCTGGG GAAGGCCCTGGAGATGGGCTGCTGCATACAGAGCTCACTGGCCAAAATCTTGGCTGAGTTTGAGATCGCCCTGGAGCATGATGTCCTGCAGCCACTCAACAAGCTCAGTGAG GAAGAGCTTCCCATCATCCTAAAACACAAGAAGACCCTCCAGAAGTTGATTTCTGACTGGAACACCATCAAAAGCCG GTTGAATCAAGCTGCCAAGAGCTCCAGTAACAGCTCTGGTGCTGGCGCTGGCCCCGGGGCGTCTTCTGCTGCCAACAAACTGGAGATCttgaaagaagaggaggaggaggtgaagaGGAAGGTGGAGCAGTGCAAG GATGAGTACATGGCTGACCTCTATCACTTCTCCACCAAAGAGGACAGCTACGCCAGCTACTTCATCAGA ctgctggaaatCCAAGCCCAGTACCACCGTCAGTCCCTGGGATCGCTAGACTCAGCTCTGGCGGAGCTGAAGGAAAGCCACAACCAGACAG agccttccttccctgcagaCATGCCAGTGGCAGGGTACTATGGTGTGCCGCTAGAGACGCACCTCAAGAACTTGGGCCGGGAGATCGCACTGCCCATCGAAGCCTGTGTCATGATGCTGCTGGCCTCTGGCATGAGGGAGGAG GGACTCTTCCGGCTGGCAGCAGGTGCCTCAGTACTgagaaagctgaagagcagcTTGGCCAGTGGCTCCAATGCCCTAGAGGAGTTTTACTCAGACCCCCACGCTGTGGCCG gTGCACTGAAATCCTATTTGCGGGAGCTGCCACAGCCTTTGATGACCTTCGAGCTCTACAATGAATGGGTCAAAGTAGCCAG CTTAAAGGACGTTGATGGCCGCATACAGAGCCTGCAAGACACCTGCAGCCGCCTGCCCCAGGAGAGCTACAACAATTTAAG GTATCTGATCAAGTTTTTAGCCAAGTTGGCTGAACACCAGGAGGTGAATAAAATGACCCCCAGCAATATTGCCATTGTGCTGGGCCCCAACCTCCTGTGGCCGCAGCAGAGCACAGG AGACCCTGTACAGCTGGACTTGGCCTCCGTCTCTTCCATCCAGGTGGTGGGTGTGGTGGAAGCACTCATCCAGAATGCAGACAtcctcttccctggag AGGTAGATTTCAATGTCTCAGGCATGTTCACACCACCTGCCGATGGCAGACTTGGCGAGACCATCCTGGTGGAAGAGCCATCTCCCGAGCCCTCTCCAGCCATCTCCCCTGCTGACCTGGATGAAGAAGC CATCCTGAGGGACCCTGAGGGCAGATCCCagccagcatccccagcaccaACCACACCGTCTCCCGAAGCTGTGGAGCCATCAAATCCACAGATGACTGAGGACACTGCCCACAAAG GCAAGCGCCCAGCTCCAGCACCACCCATGATGCCACCGCCTGTGGCCCAGCCGCGGACCATCactcctgccccagcagcccTTGAGCACACAGCCAGCCCCAAAGCCAGGCCACGACGGATGGCTGGGGCGCCCTGCCGAGCCCCCTCTGTCCCACCACCACTCCCTCCACAGCCGGCACGCCGCCACAGCCGAGACACCCCGCCATCCCCAAGGCTTCCCGCCAGTGAGGCGGACACAGCAGCTGCCATGAACTGTGCCCTTGGAACCACGGAAGAGGAGCAGCCACtgcctgcaggaggaaggagctCCCTGGCCACATTGCCAGCAACAGGACAGCCCATGGAGAACTGA